In one Nitrospira sp. genomic region, the following are encoded:
- a CDS encoding protease inhibitor I42 family protein yields the protein MAASDGPAGETKHVAVQIGQPFPITLWEDRTRGEQWVPTYDTAAVALVSDDYHRVAGNNAVDNGTRVFAFRALGPGAHKILFEKRMGWKFTAEDRRVFLVTATDGSTRGS from the coding sequence GGAGAAACAAAGCACGTGGCGGTGCAAATCGGCCAGCCCTTTCCCATTACATTGTGGGAGGACCGGACACGGGGCGAGCAGTGGGTGCCAACCTACGATACGGCAGCCGTAGCGCTGGTCAGCGATGACTATCACCGCGTAGCTGGAAATAACGCTGTGGACAACGGCACGCGGGTCTTCGCCTTCCGGGCACTCGGCCCCGGTGCGCACAAGATTCTGTTCGAAAAGCGCATGGGCTGGAAATTCACTGCCGAAGACCGCCGGGTGTTTCTCGTCACCGCGACGGACGGCTCGACACGCGGTTCGTGA